From the genome of Roseivivax sp. THAF197b:
TTCGTTCCGTAAACATTTGGCAGTTGGAGCGGCTTATCGTGGCCGCGCGAGGTCGAATGCCTTGCGCATCAGTGTCGGCAGATCGGCGGGCCGGAAATCTTCCGCTGCGACGAATTCACCGCGCTCGGGCACCCGCTCCATCGGGACAAGCGCCGTGCGCAGGCCCAGGCGCAGATGAAAATGCGTGAAGGTGTGTCGCGCCTCGTCCGGCAGGGTTTTCCATTCGGCACGGATCGGCGGCGCGGCTTCGGGTGTGCCTGCGGTCACGTCGATCCAGTCCGACCCCGGCCAGCCCAGCATGCCACCCAGAAGCCCCGAATCCGGACGCCGCTCCAGAAGCCAGGCCCCATCGACGCGGCGTACGAGATAGGCGATGCCGAAGCGCACGGGCTTTTTCTTCTTGGGCGCCTTCTTCGGGAGCTCGGCCTGCGTGCCCGCGGCCCAGGCCGCGCAGGCTTCGCGCCAAGGGCAGAGCCCGCAGGCCGGACGCTTGGGCGTGCAGATCGTGGCGCCAAGATCCATGACCGCCTGCGCGTAATCACCGGGGCGTGCCTCGGGTGTCAGGGCTTCTGCGTGCCGTGTGAGGATCGGCTTCGATTGCGGAAGGGGCGTGTGTTCGTCGTGAAGGCGCGCCATCACCCGCTCGACATTGCCATCCACTACGGTCGCCGCCTCGTCATAGGCGATGGCCGCGATCGCGGCGGCCGTATAGGGCCCGATGCCCGGTAGGGTCAGCAGGCCGTCATAGCTGTCCGGGAAGACGCCATCGTGATCGGCCACGACCGCGCGGGCGCATTTCAGCAGGTTACGCGCGCGGGCGTAATAGCCAAGCCCGGCCCAGGCCGCCATGACATCGGCATCTGCCGCGCCTGCGAGGTCGCTCACGGTCGGCCAACGGGCCGTAAAGGCCTCGAAATAGGACTTCACGGCGGCGACGGTGGTCTGTTGCAGCATCACTTCCGAAAGCCAGATCCGGTAGGGGTCGGGCCGCATCCCGGCCTTCCGCGCGGCAGGCCCCACACGCCAGGGCATGGTGCGGGCATGGCGGTCGTACCATTCAAGCAAGACTTCGGGATCGGCGATGTCACGCACGGATCAACGTCCTTTGATCGGGGGCTTGTCACTCGGGGTGGCGCTCGACCACCGGGGCTTTAGTATAGCGCGCAAACGGGAGTGCCAAGGATGGGACGACAGAAGGGAACGACACGCGGTTTCGCGCAGGCCTCGGGACTATTGAAGTCCCGGATCCGCCGCGCGTCCGAAACCCGTGGCTTTGCCGAATCCCGCGTCCTGACCCATTGGCCCGAGATCGCGGGCGAGGACACTGCCCGCATCGCCCGCCCGGTCGAGGTCAGCTATTCCCGGGGCGGCATGGGGGCGACGCTCGTTCTGCTGACGACCGGGGCCCATGCCCCCATGCTCGAGATGCAGAAGGACCAGATCCGCGACCGGGTGAACCAGATCTACGGCTATAACGCGATCCAGCGCGTGCGTATCACGCAGACGGCGCCGACGGGCTTTTCCGAGGGCCAGGTGGCCTTTGCGCCCGCACCCAAGGCGCAACCGCGTCCGCCTGCGCCCGAAATCGTCGCCGAGGCGCGGCAGACCGCGCATGGCGTCGCGGATGAGGGTTTGAGGGTTGCACTTGAACGTCTGGCAACCAACGTCCTATCCAGAGAAAACGACCGAGGCTGACCGCCTCGCACAAAGGAAGGTGACTTCATGAAACGGATGATTTCCGCAACGGCGCTCGCCGCGGTTCTGGGCCTCGGTGGCTGGTTCGCACTGCAAAACACCGGTGTGACACAGGCGACGGATAGAACGGCCGACCTCGCTTTGCCGGGTGCGGCGAATGCGCAAGGCGCCGAGGCGGATGGGGCAGATTCGTCCGTCACCGTGCAGGAAATGGTACTGGGCGCAGAGGATGCGCCGGTCGAGGTGATCGAATATGCCTCCTTCACCTGTCCGCATTGCGCGAGCTTCCACGCCGATGTCTTCGAGGAGATCAAGGAAAACTACGTCGATACCGGCAAGGTCCGTTTCGTGTACCGCGAAGTGTATTTCGACAAGTACGGCATGTGGGCCTCGCTCGTGGCGCGCTGCGGCGGCAACCAGGATCGCTTCTTCGGGATCACCGACATGATCTACGACACGCAATCCGACTGGGCGCGCGCAGGCTCCGATGCGGCCATCGCCGAAGGTCTGCGCAAGATCGGCCGCATTGCCGGTCTCGGCAATGACGAGTTGGAGGCCTGCCTGACTGATGGCGACAAGCTGCGCGCGCTGGTCGAGTGGTATCAGGGCAACGCGGAAGAGGACGAGATCAGCTCGACCCCGTCTTTCGTTATCGATGGCGAGCTTTACTCCAACATGAACTACGGGGACTTCGCCGAAATCCTCGACGCGAAACTCGCCGATCAATGAGCGTCTCTGCCCCGCGCGGGCCGCTGGAAGGTCTGAAAGTCATCGAGCTCGCGCGCATCCTGGCCGGCCCCTGGGCCGGTCAGACGTTGGCCGATCTCGGTGCGGTTGTGATCAAGGTCGAGGCCGCCGCGGGGGACGACACCCGGCAATGGGGCCCGCCCTTCATCGAGCGCGAGGGCGATACCTCCGCTTCCTATTTCCATTCCTGCAATCGGGGCAAGGCGTCGGTCATCGTCGATCTGCGGACCGACGAGGGGCAGGCGCAACTGCGTGATCTGGTGCGCGACGCCGATATCCTGATCGAGAATTTCAAAGTCGGCGGACTTGCGAAATACGGCGCCGACTACGAGAGCCTTTCGGCGGTCAATCCGCGGCTCATCTATTGCTCGATCACCGGCTTCGGCCAGACCGGGCCCTATGCGCATCGCGCGGGCTACGATTACATCATTCAGGGCATGTCCGGGCTGATGTCGATCACCGGCGATCCCGATGGCCAACCGCAGCGCGCGGGCGTGGCGGTCACGGACCTGTTCACCGGGCTCTATTCCGTCGTGGGCATCCTGTCGGCGGTGGAGCAGAGGCACAGGACGGGCCGGGGTCAGCATATCGACATGGCGCTTCTGGATTGCGCGGTGGCGGCGACGGCCAATCAGGCGCTGAACTACCTGTCGACCGGCACGCCGCCGGGACGTACGGGGAATTACCACCCGAACCTGACGCCCTATCAGGTCTTCGAGGTTGCGGATGGTCACATCATCATCGCGACGGGCAATGACGGTCAGTATCGCCGCCTCTGCCGCCTGCTCGGTGTGCCGGAGATGGCCGAAGCGCCGGAGTTTCTGACGAATGCGGACCGCATCGCGCACCGCGCCGACATGACCGCCCGCCTGACGGCCGCGACGCTGACCTTCACCAAGGCCGACCTGCTCGCGGCCTGCGAAGCCGAGGGCGTGCCGGCCGGGCCGATCAACGACATGGCCGAGGTCATGGCCGATCCGCAGGTTCAGGCGCGTGGCATGCAGATCGCGCCCGAAGGGCTACCGGGCGTGCGGGCGCCCTTCAGGTTTTCGGATGCGGATCTGGTGCTTGAGAAGGCAGCGCCAAAGCTGGGCGAGGGCTAAGGCCCCGCCCGCTCGCCTGCTTCTCATCCCGTCTTGGCGTAGCGCGCCATGAAGATGCGTACCGCCTCTTCGACGTTTTGCTGTTTCTCGGCATCGCTGACCGGTCCGCGGATGTTGAAGACGCGCTCCATATGCAGGCCTGATTTGCACAGGTCGCCGAACTGGTAGGCCGCGCGTCCGCGATCCGCCTCGGCGATCTCGATATCGCCGCGCGCGATCATCAGGTCGAACATCGTCAGCATGGCGTCCCTGAATTTCAACGGACCGCAGCGCCAAAATTCTTCGGCCAGCGCGGGAAAGCGTTCCGCCTCTGCGATACAGAGACGGAAATGCTCGATCGCCATGGGCGAAAAGACGATATCGAGGAAGCTCTTGCCCGCCCGCTGCATCAGCGTTTCGCTGTCCAGCGAGCGGTCGAGATGGGTGATCGCCTCTTCGGCCTGTTCCTGGCATTGCAGGCGCGCCACTTCCATGAACAGCAACTGCTTGTCCGGGAAGTAGGAATAGAGCGTCGCCTTGGAGACGCCGGCCGCGCGTGCGATATCGTCCACGCTGGCCCCGTCGAAGCCGTCCCGCAGGAAGACCTCGCGCGCGCCGTCGATCACCTGGTCGTATTTGCGACCCTTGCGGATCTTGTCGACGGACGCGTCCATAAGCTCTCCTCGCCTGTGAGGCAGAAGTATAAACCGCTCAGTTCAGTTTGAACAATTGCCGCGCGGCGTTCAGCGGGAATATGTGGCCGGGACGGGCGGCTGATGGATGGTCTCGGTGCGATCCGCGGGAAACTGAAGATCCGCCAGATGGGGGAGGTAGTCGTCGGCGACGGCGGGGCTGGCCACGGTGACAACGGCGATGAGGAGGAGGGAGAGGCGCATAGGAGGGGTCCTTTCTGTATTGCAGCGTATCTAAACCGATTAGTTCACTATTCAACTCCCATATGAACCGTTCGGTTCAAATAATTTTGCGCGCGGGGCTTGCGATACATCTCTCCGCACGTAGATTAGAACCGTTCTAATTTTGGATATCGCCATGCGTTTCATTACCAGCCGTCGCCGTTTCTCGGACCTGAACGAGCAGGAAATCATCGCCCTCGCCATCTCTTCGGAGGAAGATGACGGGCGCATCTACCGCATGTATGCGGAGCATCTGCGGGAGGAATTTCCCGGCACCGCCAAGGTTTTCGACGGGATGGCCGCCGAAGAGGATGGACACCGAAAGGCGCTCATCGATCTGCACCGGAAGCGCTTCGGGGAGGTTATTCCGCTGATCCGGCGCGAGCATGTGGCGGGTTTCTACGCCCGTCGGCCGGTCTGGCTAATCGAAAACCTCGGGCTGGAGCGTATCCGCTCGGAAGCGCGACAGATGGAGCGGGACGCCGAGCGGTTCTATCTGAACGCAGCGGCGCGCACCCAGGATGCCGACACCCGCAAGCTCTTGGGGGATCTCGCGGCGGCAGAGGCCGGGCATCAGAACAAGGCCGACGCCCTTGAGCAGGAGCATCTGCCCGAAGATGCCCGCGAAGCGGAGGATGACGGCGCCAAGCGGCAATTCGTTCTGACCTGGGTGCAGCCGGGTCTTGCGGGGCTGATGGACGGCTCGGTTTCCACGCTGGCACCGATCTTCGCCGTGGCGTTCGCGACGCAGGATACCTGGACCACGTTCCTCGTGGGTCTTGCGGCGAGCGTCGGCGCGGGCATCTCCATGGGTTTCACCGAGGCCGCGTCGGATGACGGTCAATTGTCGGGCCGGGGATCACCCTTGAAGCGGGGGATCGCGTCGGGCGTCATGACCACGCTTGGCGGGCTGGGCCATGCGCTGCCCTATCTCATTCCGCAATTCTGGACCGCGACGATCATCGCCTTCGTCGTCGTCTTCGTGGAGCTTTGGGCCATCGTCTGGATCCAGAACAAGTTCATGGACACGCCCTTCCTGCGGGCGACCTTCCAGGTGGTGCTGGGCGGCGCACTGGTCTTTGCCGCGGGGGCGTTGATCGGGTCCGGTTGACGATGGTCGGC
Proteins encoded in this window:
- a CDS encoding A/G-specific adenine glycosylase, producing MPWRVGPAARKAGMRPDPYRIWLSEVMLQQTTVAAVKSYFEAFTARWPTVSDLAGAADADVMAAWAGLGYYARARNLLKCARAVVADHDGVFPDSYDGLLTLPGIGPYTAAAIAAIAYDEAATVVDGNVERVMARLHDEHTPLPQSKPILTRHAEALTPEARPGDYAQAVMDLGATICTPKRPACGLCPWREACAAWAAGTQAELPKKAPKKKKPVRFGIAYLVRRVDGAWLLERRPDSGLLGGMLGWPGSDWIDVTAGTPEAAPPIRAEWKTLPDEARHTFTHFHLRLGLRTALVPMERVPERGEFVAAEDFRPADLPTLMRKAFDLARPR
- a CDS encoding DUF721 domain-containing protein encodes the protein MGRQKGTTRGFAQASGLLKSRIRRASETRGFAESRVLTHWPEIAGEDTARIARPVEVSYSRGGMGATLVLLTTGAHAPMLEMQKDQIRDRVNQIYGYNAIQRVRITQTAPTGFSEGQVAFAPAPKAQPRPPAPEIVAEARQTAHGVADEGLRVALERLATNVLSRENDRG
- a CDS encoding DsbA family protein — its product is MKRMISATALAAVLGLGGWFALQNTGVTQATDRTADLALPGAANAQGAEADGADSSVTVQEMVLGAEDAPVEVIEYASFTCPHCASFHADVFEEIKENYVDTGKVRFVYREVYFDKYGMWASLVARCGGNQDRFFGITDMIYDTQSDWARAGSDAAIAEGLRKIGRIAGLGNDELEACLTDGDKLRALVEWYQGNAEEDEISSTPSFVIDGELYSNMNYGDFAEILDAKLADQ
- a CDS encoding CaiB/BaiF CoA-transferase family protein; amino-acid sequence: MSVSAPRGPLEGLKVIELARILAGPWAGQTLADLGAVVIKVEAAAGDDTRQWGPPFIEREGDTSASYFHSCNRGKASVIVDLRTDEGQAQLRDLVRDADILIENFKVGGLAKYGADYESLSAVNPRLIYCSITGFGQTGPYAHRAGYDYIIQGMSGLMSITGDPDGQPQRAGVAVTDLFTGLYSVVGILSAVEQRHRTGRGQHIDMALLDCAVAATANQALNYLSTGTPPGRTGNYHPNLTPYQVFEVADGHIIIATGNDGQYRRLCRLLGVPEMAEAPEFLTNADRIAHRADMTARLTAATLTFTKADLLAACEAEGVPAGPINDMAEVMADPQVQARGMQIAPEGLPGVRAPFRFSDADLVLEKAAPKLGEG
- a CDS encoding TetR/AcrR family transcriptional regulator, whose translation is MDASVDKIRKGRKYDQVIDGAREVFLRDGFDGASVDDIARAAGVSKATLYSYFPDKQLLFMEVARLQCQEQAEEAITHLDRSLDSETLMQRAGKSFLDIVFSPMAIEHFRLCIAEAERFPALAEEFWRCGPLKFRDAMLTMFDLMIARGDIEIAEADRGRAAYQFGDLCKSGLHMERVFNIRGPVSDAEKQQNVEEAVRIFMARYAKTG
- the mbfA gene encoding iron exporter MbfA, with the protein product MRFITSRRRFSDLNEQEIIALAISSEEDDGRIYRMYAEHLREEFPGTAKVFDGMAAEEDGHRKALIDLHRKRFGEVIPLIRREHVAGFYARRPVWLIENLGLERIRSEARQMERDAERFYLNAAARTQDADTRKLLGDLAAAEAGHQNKADALEQEHLPEDAREAEDDGAKRQFVLTWVQPGLAGLMDGSVSTLAPIFAVAFATQDTWTTFLVGLAASVGAGISMGFTEAASDDGQLSGRGSPLKRGIASGVMTTLGGLGHALPYLIPQFWTATIIAFVVVFVELWAIVWIQNKFMDTPFLRATFQVVLGGALVFAAGALIGSG